A genomic region of Micromonospora sp. NBRC 110009 contains the following coding sequences:
- a CDS encoding ABC transporter ATP-binding protein has translation MTEPILSVENLSVRIAGLHILQGVSFEVAPTGVTVLLGRNGVGKTTTLRAIVGLTPRNGEVRGAIRMGAQSLLARPTHRLVRGGLGYVPEDRCVFAGLSVAENLRLAERRGTTPAYDKVFALFPELDRRGRQRAGSLSGGQQQMLAIGRVLLNDNRLLLVDEPTKGLAPKVVTEVAEVLERVAESVPVLLVEQNLAVVRRLATDAVVLSAGQVAWTGNAQDLLLETALTKSLLGVGSGEVPVSARSEPGLRAPQSRTKDGMA, from the coding sequence GTGACCGAACCGATCCTCTCGGTCGAGAACCTGTCGGTGCGGATCGCCGGGCTGCACATCCTCCAGGGGGTGTCGTTCGAGGTCGCGCCGACCGGGGTGACCGTGCTGCTCGGCCGCAACGGCGTCGGCAAGACCACCACCCTGCGCGCGATCGTCGGCCTGACCCCGCGCAACGGCGAGGTGCGCGGCGCCATCCGGATGGGCGCGCAGAGCCTGCTGGCCCGCCCCACCCACCGGCTGGTCCGCGGCGGCCTCGGCTATGTGCCGGAGGACCGCTGCGTCTTCGCCGGGCTCAGCGTCGCAGAGAACCTGCGGCTCGCCGAACGGCGGGGCACCACCCCGGCGTACGACAAGGTCTTCGCGCTCTTCCCGGAGCTGGACCGGCGCGGACGGCAACGGGCCGGTTCGCTCTCCGGCGGGCAGCAGCAGATGCTCGCCATCGGCCGGGTGCTGCTCAACGACAACCGGCTGCTGCTGGTCGACGAGCCGACCAAGGGGTTGGCGCCGAAGGTGGTGACCGAGGTGGCCGAGGTGCTGGAACGGGTGGCCGAGTCCGTGCCGGTGCTGCTGGTCGAGCAGAACCTGGCCGTGGTGCGGCGGCTGGCGACGGACGCGGTGGTGCTCTCCGCCGGCCAGGTGGCCTGGACCGGGAACGCCCAGGACCTGCTGCTGGAGACCGCGCTGACCAAGTCCCTGCTGGGCGTCGGCTCCGGCGAGGTGCCGGTGAGCGCGAGGAGTGAGCCGGGTTTGCGAGCCCCGCAGTCGCGAACGAAGGATGGCATGGCGTGA
- a CDS encoding branched-chain amino acid ABC transporter permease: protein MSTVILLTLTGLGLAALYFLVASGLSLVFGLADVLNFAHGLFLGVGAYATWWAAGNLPGAGSDGFGFVVAVAFGVLAGALVAVLVELVLIRPLYSRTIEQVLVTVGLSLAGVALLQATWGADPRPFPRPAWTRDVTSVLGANVPNAGLLLIVAAVLVLGGLLAFLRFTRYGLIIRAGVENREMVTALGIDVRKAFTLVFAIGGAAAALAGALGGVYFGTVSPGQGGSLLIFAFIVVVIGGMGSVVGSAYAAVAVGLLQQFVNYYGTSGLGDLCVVGLLAVVLLLRPQGLAGKVAHA from the coding sequence GTGAGCACGGTGATCCTGCTGACCCTGACCGGGCTCGGCCTGGCCGCGCTCTACTTCCTGGTCGCCTCCGGCCTCTCCCTGGTCTTCGGCCTGGCCGACGTGCTCAACTTCGCGCACGGCCTCTTCCTCGGCGTCGGGGCGTACGCGACCTGGTGGGCGGCGGGCAACCTGCCCGGGGCCGGCTCGGACGGGTTCGGGTTCGTGGTGGCGGTCGCCTTCGGCGTGCTCGCCGGGGCCCTCGTCGCGGTGCTGGTCGAGCTGGTGCTGATCCGGCCGCTCTACTCCCGCACCATCGAACAGGTGCTGGTCACCGTCGGCCTGTCGCTGGCCGGGGTGGCGCTGCTCCAGGCCACCTGGGGCGCCGACCCGCGGCCGTTCCCGCGGCCCGCGTGGACCCGCGACGTCACCTCGGTGCTCGGCGCCAACGTGCCGAACGCGGGGCTGCTGCTGATCGTGGCCGCGGTGCTGGTGCTCGGCGGGCTGCTCGCCTTCCTCCGTTTCACCCGGTACGGCCTGATCATCCGGGCCGGGGTGGAGAACCGGGAGATGGTGACCGCGCTCGGCATCGACGTGCGGAAGGCGTTCACCCTGGTCTTCGCGATCGGTGGGGCGGCCGCGGCGCTGGCCGGCGCGCTCGGCGGCGTCTACTTCGGCACCGTCTCGCCCGGGCAGGGCGGCTCGTTGCTGATCTTCGCGTTCATCGTGGTGGTGATCGGCGGCATGGGCTCGGTGGTCGGGTCCGCGTACGCGGCGGTCGCGGTGGGGCTGCTGCAACAGTTCGTCAACTACTACGGCACCTCCGGGCTGGGCGACCTCTGCGTCGTGGGCCTGCTCGCCGTGGTGCTGCTGCTGCGTCCGCAGGGCCTGGCCGGAAAGGTGGCTCACGCATGA
- a CDS encoding branched-chain amino acid ABC transporter permease yields the protein MTEVKSPEVPAPPAAVPDELTPGHSRWHGLRPYAPLVALLVAAIVPYSTLNLPGVFDGPLNSPGTLQLLAICLVFGGLAAGYDLLFGRTGMLSFGHALYFAAGVYGTDVLVTRAGLPLWQAALLTVTGGTILAALLGAVALRTVGIAFAMVTLAFAQVGAILVARDFGGLTGGEEGLPLDVSGLPSALVGVANTVNLYWLALAYLALVVFVVHRLSGSPTGRVLAGLRDDERRIGVLGLDPYRFKLVAFTLAGGLATGGGAVYCLIVGGASPHVTSSELTLSLLVMVVLGGPGTRWGPVLGGILYMYLDHRLTAFGSSAAVDNLPAVLSHPLSQPLFVLGTVFILAVYFFPGGLASLRSRLSPLRTALRRR from the coding sequence ATGACCGAGGTGAAGAGCCCCGAGGTTCCGGCACCGCCAGCGGCGGTGCCCGACGAGCTGACCCCCGGTCACTCCCGCTGGCACGGGCTGCGCCCGTACGCGCCGCTGGTCGCGCTCCTGGTGGCGGCGATCGTGCCGTACTCGACGCTGAACCTGCCGGGCGTCTTCGATGGGCCGCTGAACTCGCCCGGCACCCTGCAACTGCTCGCGATCTGCCTGGTGTTCGGCGGCCTCGCCGCCGGGTACGACCTGCTGTTCGGGCGGACCGGGATGCTCTCCTTCGGGCACGCCCTCTACTTCGCCGCCGGCGTGTACGGCACCGACGTGCTGGTCACCCGGGCCGGGCTGCCGCTGTGGCAGGCCGCGCTGCTCACCGTCACCGGGGGGACGATCCTCGCCGCGCTGCTCGGCGCGGTGGCGCTGCGCACGGTCGGGATCGCGTTCGCCATGGTGACGCTCGCCTTCGCCCAGGTCGGGGCGATCCTGGTGGCCCGGGACTTCGGCGGGCTCACCGGCGGCGAGGAGGGACTGCCGCTGGACGTGTCCGGGCTGCCGTCGGCCCTGGTCGGGGTCGCCAACACGGTGAACCTGTACTGGCTGGCGCTGGCGTACCTGGCCCTGGTGGTCTTCGTGGTGCACCGGCTGAGCGGCTCGCCGACCGGGCGGGTGCTGGCCGGGCTGCGCGACGACGAGCGGCGGATCGGGGTGCTCGGGCTCGACCCGTACCGGTTCAAGCTGGTCGCGTTCACCCTGGCCGGCGGCCTGGCGACCGGCGGCGGCGCGGTCTACTGCCTGATCGTGGGCGGCGCCTCGCCGCACGTGACCTCGTCGGAGCTGACCCTGTCGCTGCTGGTCATGGTGGTGCTCGGCGGCCCGGGCACCCGGTGGGGTCCGGTGCTCGGCGGCATCCTCTACATGTACCTGGACCACCGCCTCACCGCGTTCGGCAGCAGCGCCGCGGTGGACAACCTGCCCGCGGTGCTCAGCCACCCGCTGTCCCAGCCGCTCTTCGTCCTCGGCACCGTCTTCATCCTGGCGGTGTACTTCTTCCCCGGCGGCCTGGCCAGCCTCCGCTCCCGCCTGTCCCCGCTCCGCACCGCCCTCCGTCGCCGCTGA
- a CDS encoding SDR family NAD(P)-dependent oxidoreductase has protein sequence MGERLAVVSGGGTGIGAAVARGLVSDGYDVLIVGRRADVLLGTAERIGAECGRPEAVSAVTADLTDPAQLAGVVEAIGERTVDAVVNNAGGYLGGPTDTLADVAAWWRANLDANVLTAVLLTEALLPALRRPGGRVLLISSIAAQRGGAGPYSAAKAALHGWAYDLASQLGPEQITVNVVSPGYVAETEFFGDRMTLEGHTKRVGATLVGRAGVPDDIAAAVRYLVGPDAGYVTGQVLGVNGGSVLGR, from the coding sequence ATGGGGGAGCGGTTGGCAGTGGTCAGCGGGGGCGGGACCGGGATCGGGGCCGCCGTCGCGCGAGGGCTGGTCAGCGACGGGTACGACGTGCTGATCGTGGGGCGGCGGGCGGACGTGCTGCTCGGCACCGCGGAACGGATCGGGGCGGAGTGCGGGCGGCCCGAGGCGGTCAGCGCGGTGACCGCCGACCTCACCGACCCGGCGCAGCTCGCCGGGGTCGTCGAGGCAATCGGGGAGCGGACCGTCGACGCGGTGGTGAACAACGCCGGCGGCTACCTGGGCGGGCCGACCGACACCCTGGCCGACGTGGCGGCGTGGTGGCGGGCCAACCTCGACGCCAACGTGCTCACCGCCGTGCTGCTCACCGAGGCGCTGCTGCCCGCCCTGCGCCGCCCCGGCGGCCGGGTGCTCCTGATCAGCTCGATCGCCGCCCAGCGCGGCGGGGCCGGGCCGTACTCGGCGGCGAAGGCGGCGCTGCACGGCTGGGCGTACGACCTGGCCAGCCAGCTCGGACCCGAGCAGATCACGGTCAACGTGGTCAGCCCCGGCTACGTCGCCGAGACCGAGTTCTTCGGCGACCGGATGACCCTGGAGGGGCACACCAAGCGGGTCGGCGCCACCCTGGTCGGTCGGGCGGGTGTGCCCGACGACATCGCGGCCGCCGTCCGCTACCTGGTCGGCCCCGACGCCGGCTACGTCACCGGCCAGGTCCTCGGCGTCAACGGCGGCTCGGTCCTCGGCCGCTGA